A segment of the Gemmatimonadota bacterium genome:
CGAGATCGACGCCGAACGCTGGAGGGACTGGGCTGCAGCGGTGCGGAGCCATGCCATCACGCACCTCGACCGATACCTGGAGCAGGCGGAAGCCGCTCTCACCACCAACGGCGTACAGGTGCACTGGGCGGCCGACGCCCGAGACGCGCTTGCCGTTCTGGGTGACGTCATCGAGGCTCGCGGCGTCCGGTCGGCGGTGAAGGCCAAGAGCATGGTGAGCGAAGAGCTCGGCATGAACGAGTTCCTCGAAGCCGAGGGAATAAGGGTCAGGGAGACCGATCTGGGCGAATACGTGATCCAGCTTCTCGGGGAGCCGCCATCTCACATCGTCGGTCCCGCCATCCACCGGAGCCTCGACGACTGCCGGGCTCTCTTCCACGAGCGGTTGGGAACGCCGGCGGACGCTTCGCCCGACGCGCTCGCGGCGGCCGCGCGCGACACTCTCAGGCGGGAGTTTCTGGAGGCCGATCTCGGCATATCGGGGGGCAATTTCATCGCCGCCGACACCGGCACCGTCGCGCTCATCGAAAACGAAGGCAACATCCGACTGTGCACCTCTCTGCCGAAAACCCACGTCGCCTTTGTGGGCATCGAAAAGGTGGTCCCGCGCTTCGCCGACCTCGCCGGCCTCCTCCAGCTCACCGCTCGAGCCGCGACCGGCCAGCCCATCGGCAACTACGTCTCGCTCCTCCAAGGGCCGCGACGCGATGACGAACCCGACGGACCCGAGGAGCTGCACGTCGTGCTGGTCGACAACGGACGCACCGACGCGCTCGCCGATCGCGAGGCCTGGGAGGCGCTCCGCTGTGTGAGATGCGGAGCCTGCCTGAACTCCTGCCCGGTCTACCGGCAGACCGGCGGCCACGCCTACGGCTGGGTCTACTCCGGTCCCATCGGCGCGATACTGGCGCCCGCCATGCTCGGCCTCGAAGAGGCGATGCCGCTTCCGTTCGCCTCGAC
Coding sequences within it:
- a CDS encoding iron-sulfur cluster-binding protein; its protein translation is MANDLTPTGGTNGSPSRYRSNAAKLAANPQVRESVTSATLSFEARRAFAFDEIDAERWRDWAAAVRSHAITHLDRYLEQAEAALTTNGVQVHWAADARDALAVLGDVIEARGVRSAVKAKSMVSEELGMNEFLEAEGIRVRETDLGEYVIQLLGEPPSHIVGPAIHRSLDDCRALFHERLGTPADASPDALAAAARDTLRREFLEADLGISGGNFIAADTGTVALIENEGNIRLCTSLPKTHVAFVGIEKVVPRFADLAGLLQLTARAATGQPIGNYVSLLQGPRRDDEPDGPEELHVVLVDNGRTDALADREAWEALRCVRCGACLNSCPVYRQTGGHAYGWVYSGPIGAILAPAMLGLEEAMPLPFASTLCGACEEVCPVRIPIPSLLRYWRRRAVEAGLVPMSESLGMAAFSRLAEHPRMFKGAGAVLTGTVERRARVLRQLPVIGHWLGERELPER